From Plasmodium chabaudi chabaudi strain AS genome assembly, chromosome: 12, the proteins below share one genomic window:
- a CDS encoding Cg2 protein, putative (tmhmm; query 1-2351; ~;query 565-708; ~;query 542-564; ~;query 709-731; ~;query 1-541; ~;query 732-2350; ~pfam_scan;Pfam:PF08638.7; E()=1.2E-13;score=50.8;query 16-208;description=Med14;~iprscan;InterPro:IPR013947 : Mediator complex, subunit Med14;Pfam:PF08638; score=1.3E-13;query 16-208;description=Mediator complex, subunit Med14), protein MMQQEEEDEYGEYKGVSYSLIIKKVLKRSINDWNVFCEMVENDNGNNYDFLISALIQYCRHMRECYLKILELEKYREMHKDIIEVIKNILHLKQSYNELKTKYEYDIYLCKLKTLNLQLNQSNVLCALDLLATKKYTRFPLLFKQILKAPFDPVVLELNKYQIQILKKKLIDEFLINYYVSKIPKEKVNFKFSQGLVELEIINQVKIKFITDFLTCTIIDVNILFLNDMNLHISHNYNLLVLINYAIMKRRINQTNNTIGEGNVSNHNEIIENEHNYVKDPKAEDLKNNTNLPDTTSAYYSECSESESETYESSLSDCENNMELPLNNTHKQISDQIYRSKKTRQIGNIESYYKNINNKGKEKELELSDIYYEIYKTSNFYCNTQILEFLKAYLNQYNSFNYIKKQFQIYKKYKKTDKIEFTPSCYNYHIDDSNCLLYLDIYLYDIEFRKELYNFFEKYKVPILNENSEKKVILQFILNNKNGNVKIKLWPFDYFNKLNKKKKEEIQFDNILSYSEFIMCSFLKKKIKTICSYNPLYIHLENWVSKVSTCLTYFLFSILKIFCIKTTKIAIKQNTTIQNRYKAKLIKHDHAQTSEHSYLENIITHHELIADYFFDINTIEKNLQCIEISKLGKKTSSIFHIEEMNTNVYEDTDEGDNICLENKFEIVEVEKNKNDEILYILRYTFYGQKIDLFMNKQSDKYIFKCHWDNIFLNVISLGYNLKIIIYIIYLLNYYSKYIYLYNLLKEKFNNNLKPGKNIPFELNISNLYPNLLFSKLKLHEFLKKYDYSSNIVLTNFIEQFFEHINFFYYLSSESCDKTKGVDAELEEHIKKAIHEDAQKGGEENDENKGKHRNNFFSTFYFKFYLTGSDAPFLLCVFVENNFIFHTSIVVSFGNSYEGEDKNLDKKKKTNEESQKGPSKKGVNNYFIIPLIHKKCSIDNDVDCYLNGLNKMVMSFSNMLLSIQKILQVNFYCPVLCPCNFGPESMSNENDTTENFEEELLQSQENDDNIFGYSDDEIYKRNKKKWKNRSIDLEHFINRISDEEEVDEQSDHIKNSMLQFYCQLNDEYDINKEYITNHRNNNKFMFIIKMSIHGSFFFKIPIKKQKKYIKIDSFHKMENKKLITLFYGNIIVNMKIENLEIDDREGFVNLSEEWGEEDGQAENTNYDKKESGENDENDEKQPSDEPNKQIEFLNNTIKDWGLLKEIHIILNGKNSVPKILDIFSIIIKSMFVINFFTELYYIEKVIAPTFIIRNSHLANIDIMYLCRYDSNIVCSIFFDIFGGRDKDKSNADEGSLKHSKQNKTNQDIGQNKNIENHLENGDLFEYSDILNKYENYNSNDDEKNEKQNNSINKNYEKILKSLLFINICFNSSNEYINKIYLGEKENFNIYLKKKKNIFDLLKLISLTFEFHLNLHILINKTNNYLNKEYFLSHVVTTNLFEIYYINLMTVILQFKKENGTSIDTNRSNNNIYDEKKNANIDELSFYIILHPDNFSKIVLVPHFSNHFPNKNENSNFIINNFFKKNEIFSELSKTKTTDMFADADNTSSVFNKNITTSNYAQTNNISNQNENNLLSVPPDQVSNQLPNEIDKEKNNSFADYKNCSHIIIDNLNVEDLFVFLFLKFCKIINFQNDQHSDESHDYTFNQTQDKTTSINFKDFESNYKKYKTYNTSYDSISNDAFEKELESFEEYDTFINNIKYVFKLKNNIIISQIDFFRPTFLYATLYTLLEFIVSLKKWLIMFDHLKLEYENFTLSQSNLPNVFQYMSATKRQSANHEISQGETKDTNNDIYIHFVWFIYNIKTLHLEKLENKDEQNNKRYYGYFHSDNKGGTNINQTNNSTEFESRKIKKLKIEEIENLEDAPNEENLKNKEENFIENEIKSNKSSEIMININKRQEEKKNILHMLNDRINIGEINTDKLYHMINAYSYNNNDIFLKKNEKSKKKIIKKDFIEKVYLFQKLRLKKWDDENMELKNFDDKLKNENDDTNLENKNYKHNNMKTDINMYVDFSNNLKVINGCDIHYLLNSIVVYFENVGEEIEKQDSWFYRNNDKSDDANPCDNFILIENNILKETSKLNSALNIIYKYIRIWLFKMGDNNVISFFNTINQIIYNQKNLCEFSSLVFNCVLSYEEHLKFWTLENANHQFSMPFVETEFLFSDDEVDKMDSQMGKEQHFVKARKYKFVEYIIPFKKSIQNYMTYREESISNAPNSAITDQTITTNTTDDKIKGYDKISVKYKIWKYMPCPFKQIYIHQEKQKFISLNKNKSISLTFKIASIPVKNLKEVYINNDSYIKFLVYNNIDLNLAHQKVMQILQAYNLMPNYSLVASQTILHSETFDILLKNSNKEENKS, encoded by the coding sequence ATGATGCAGCAAGAAGAGGAAGATGAATATGGAGAGTATAAGGGTGTTAGTTAttctttaattataaaaaaggttTTAAAAAGATCAATAAATGATTGGAATGTATTTTGTGAAATGgtagaaaatgataatggaaataattacgattttttaattagtGCCTTGATACAATATTGTAGACATATGAGAGAatgttatttaaaaattttagagCTAGAAAAATATCGAGAAATGCATAAAGATATTATtgaagtaataaaaaatatactacATCTTAAACAAAGTTATAAcgaattaaaaacaaaatatgaatatgatatatatttatgtaaattaaaaacattaaatTTGCAATTAAATCAAAGTAATGTTTTGTGTGCATTAGATTTATTAgccacaaaaaaatatacacgATTCCCGTTACTTTTCAAGCAAATTTTAAAAGCGCCTTTTGATCCGGTTGTGCttgaattaaataaatatcagatacaaattttaaaaaaaaaacttataGATGagtttttaattaattactATGTGTCAAAGATCCcaaaagaaaaagtaaattttaaattttctcaAGGCTTAGTAGAATTAGAAATAATCAATCaagttaaaataaaatttattacagATTTTTTAACATGCACTATAATCgatgttaatatattatttttaaatgatatgaACCTTCATATATCACATAATTATAATCTATTGGTTTTGATTAATTATGCAATTATGAAAAGGCGAATAAATCAAACTAATAACACTATTGGAGAAGGAAATGTTTCAAAtcataatgaaataattgaaAACGAACATAATTATGTTAAAGATCCTAAAGCAGaggatttaaaaaataatacaaatttgcCAGACACAACAAGTGCATACTATTCAGAATGTAGTGAGAGTGAAAGTGAAACGTATGAATCTTCTTTATCAGattgtgaaaataatatggaaTTACCACTGAATAATACACACAAACAAATAAGTGATCAAATTTATAGATCTAAGAAAACAAGACAGATAGGAAATATAGAaagttattataaaaatataaataataagggGAAAGAAAAGGAGCTTGAACTTtctgatatatattatgaaatatataaaactagtaatttttattgtaataCTCAAATTttagaatttttaaaagcatatttaaatcaatataattcatttaattatataaaaaaacagtttcaaatatataaaaaatataaaaaaacagatAAAATTGAATTTACCCCCTCTtgttataattatcatataGATGATTCAAACTGTTTACTTTATTTAgacatatatttgtatgaTATAGAATTTAGaaaagaattatataacttttttgaaaaatataaagttcctatattaaatgaaaatagtgaaaaaaaagttatattacaatttattttaaataacaaaaatgggaatgtaaaaattaaattatggccatttgattattttaataagttaaataaaaagaaaaaagaagaaatacaatttgataatattttatcatactctgaatttattatgtgttcatttttaaaaaagaaaataaaaactatTTGTTCTTATAAtccattatatattcatcttGAAAATTGGGTTTCCAAAGTATCAACTTgtttaacatattttttattttccatactaaaaatattctgTATAAAAACTACAAAAATAgctataaaacaaaatactACGATCCAAAATAGATATAAagcaaaattaataaaacatgATCATGCACAAACATCAGAACATTCCTATTTGGAGAACATAATTACACATCATGAATTAATAGCTgactatttttttgatataaataCTATAGAAAAGAATCTACAATGCATAGAAATTTCCAAActtggaaaaaaaacaagtaGCATCTTTCACATTGAAGAAATGAATACAAATGTGTATGAAGACACAGATGAAGGAGACAACATTTGtttggaaaataaatttgaaataGTAGAGGtagagaaaaataaaaacgatGAAATTCTATACATACTAagatatacattttatggacaaaaaatagatttatttatgaataaacaaagtgataaatatatatttaaatgtcATTgggataatatatttttaaatgtaatTAGCTTAggatataatttaaaaataataatatatataatatatttattaaactaTTATtcaaagtatatatatttatataatttattaaaagaaaaatttaataataatttaaaacctggaaaaaatatcccctttgaattaaatattagtaatttatatccaaatcttcttttttcaaaattaaaattacatgaatttttaaaaaaatatgattattCATCAAACATTGTTTTAACAAATTTCATTGAACAATTCTTCGAGcacattaattttttttattacctCTCTTCGGAAAGTTGTGACAAAACAAAGGGAGTGGATGCTGAGCTTGAGGAGCATATCAAAAAGGCCATACACGAAGACGCCCAAAAAGGGGGcgaagaaaatgatgaaaacaAAGGGAAACATAGAAACAATTTCTTTTCTACgttttatttcaaattttatttaaccGGAAGTGATGCCCCGTTTTTGCTATGCGTCTttgttgaaaataatttcatatTTCACACATCTATTGTTGTATCTTTTGGAAATTCATATGAAGGggaagataaaaatttagataaaaaaaaaaaaacaaatgaagaaaGTCAAAAAGGCCCTTCAAAAAAGGgtgtaaataattattttataattcctttaattcataaaaaatgttcaATTGATAATGATGTGGATTGTTATTTGAATGGCTTGAATAAAATGGTCATgtctttttcaaatatgCTCCTATCTATACAGAAAATTTTGCAAGTTAATTTTTACTGTCCCGTTTTATGTCCTTGCAATTTTGGGCCCGAATCGATgtcaaatgaaaatgacaCAACCGAGAATTTCGAAGAAGAGTTATTACAAAGTCaggaaaatgatgataacaTATTTGGATATAGTGATGATGAAATTTACAAacgaaacaaaaaaaaatggaaaaacaGATCGATAGATTTAGAACACTTTATAAATCGAATAAGTGATGAGGAGGAAGTAGACGAACAGAGTGACCACATCAAAAATTCCATGCTACAGTTTTACTGTCAACTAAATGATgaatatgatataaataaagaatatataacaaaccatagaaataataacaaatttatGTTCATAATCAAAATGAGTATACATggttcctttttttttaaaattcctataaagaaacaaaaaaaatatattaaaattgatagttttcataaaatggaaaataaaaaattgatcACTCTTTTTTATGGAAACATCATTGTAAACatgaaaatagaaaatttgGAAATCGACGATAGAGAAGGGTTTGTGAACTTGTCTGAAGAATGGGGTGAAGAAGATGGCCAAGCAGAGAATAcaaattatgataaaaaagaaagcgGAGAAAACGATGAAAACGATGAAAAACAGCCATCTGACGAGCCAAATAAGCAAATCGAATTTCTAAACAATACAATAAAAGATTGGGGCTTATTAAAAGagatacatataattttaaatggtAAAAATAGTGTGCCTAAAATTTtggatatattttcaattattattaaaagtaTGTTTgttatcaatttttttactgaactatattatattgaaaAGGTGATAGCTCCAACATTTATAATTCGTAATTCTCATTTGGCTAATATAGATATTATGTATTTGTGTAGGTATGATAGCAACATTGTGTgctccattttttttgatatttttggTGGAAGGGATAAAGACAAATCGAATGCTGATGAGGGTAGTCTTAAACATTCtaaacaaaacaaaacGAATCAAGATATAggtcaaaataaaaatatagaaaatcaTTTAGAAAATGGTGATCTATTTGAATATTCAGATATcctaaataaatatgaaaattataatagcaatgatgatgaaaaaaatgaaaaacaaaataatagtataaataaaaattatgagaaaatattaaaatctttattatttattaatatatgttttaattcttctaatgaatatatcaataaaatatatttaggagaaaaagaaaattttaatatatatttaaaaaaaaaaaaaaatatttttgatttacTAAAGCTAATATCTTTAACATTTGAGTTTCATTTAAACTTAcacattttaattaataaaacaaataattatttgaataaagaatattttttaagtcaCGTTGTTACAACGAATCTTTTTGAgatatattacataaatCTGATGACTgttattttacaatttaaaaaagaaaatggaaCCTCTATAGATACAAACagatcaaataataatatttatgatgaaaaaaaaaatgcaaatattGATGAATtgtctttttatataattctaCATCctgataatttttcaaaaatcgTTCTAGTCCCACATTTTAGTAATCATTtcccaaataaaaatgaaaattccaactttataattaacaattttttcaaaaaaaatgaaatattttccgAACTCAGCAAAACAAAAACGACTGATATGTTCGCTGATGCAGATAACACATCTTCagtatttaataaaaatattacaacTTCAAATTATGCCCAaactaataatatatcaaatcaaaatgaaaacaatttattatCTGTTCCCCCTGATCAAGTATCTAATCAATTGCCCAATGAAAtcgataaagaaaaaaataattcttttgcagattataaaaattgtagtCACATTATTATTGACAATTTAAATGTTGAAGatttgtttgtttttttatttttaaaattttgtaaaattataaacttTCAAAATGATCAACATTCTGATGAATCTCATGATTACACATTTAATCAAACACAAGACAAAACAACatcaattaattttaaagattttgaatcaaattataaaaaatataaaacttatAATACCTCTTATGATAGCATAAGTAATGATGCTTTTGAAAAAGAATTGGAATCTTTTGAAGAATATGatacatttataaataatattaaatatgtgtttaaacttaaaaataatattattatttcacaaattgatttttttcgtccaacatttttatatgcaacATTATATACACTATTAGAGTTCATAGtaagtttaaaaaaatggctTATCATGTTTGatcatttaaaattggaatatgaaaattttacatTATCTCAATCTAATCTCCCAAATGTATTTCAATATATGAGTGCAACAAAACGTCAATCAGCTAATCATGAAATATCACAAGGAGAAACAAAAGACACAAacaatgatatatatatacatttcgtttggtttatttataatataaaaactttGCATTTAGAAAAgttagaaaataaagatgagcaaaataataaaagatattatGGATATTTTCATTCTGACAATAAAGGAGGAACTAACATAAATCAGACAAATAATTCTACAGAATTTGAAagtagaaaaattaaaaaattaaaaattgaagAAATCGAAAATTTAGAAGATGCTccaaatgaagaaaatctGAAAAATAAGGAAGAGAACTTTAtcgaaaatgaaataaaatcgAATAAGAGTTCtgaaataatgataaatatcaATAAAAGACaagaggaaaaaaaaaatattttacatatgcTAAATGATCGTATTAATATAGGCGAAATAAATACAGACAAATTATATCATATGATAAATGCATAttcttataataataatgatatatttttaaaaaaaaatgaaaaaagtaaaaaaaaaattattaaaaaagatttTATAGAAAAGGTGTATCTCTTTCAAAAGCTGAGACTAAAAAAATGGGATGACGAAAATATGGaacttaaaaattttgacgataaactaaaaaatgaaaatgatgacacaaatttagaaaataaaaattataaacataataatatgaaaacagatataaatatgtatgtcGATTTTTCAAACAATTTGAAGGTCATAAATGGATGTGATATACACTATTTGTTAAATTCGATTGTTGTATATTTTGAGAATGTGGGAGAAGAAATAGAAAAACAAGATTCCTGGTTTTATCGAAATAATGACAAAAGTGATGATGCCAACCCGTGTGATAACTTCATCTTGATTGAGaataacattttaaaagaaactTCAAAATTAAACTCAGCTctcaatattatttataaatatatacgtaTATGGCTATTCAAAATGGGAGataataatgttatatccttttttaatacaattaatcaaataatatataaccaGAAAAATTTATGTGAATTTTCATCGTTAGTTTTTAATTGTGTTTTATCATATGAAGagcatttaaaattttggaCTTTGGAAAATGCAAATCACCAATTTTCGATGCCATTTGTTGAGAcagaatttttattttccgaTGATGAAGTAGATAAAATGGACTCTCAAATGGGAAAAGAACAACATTTTGTGAAAGCgaggaaatataaatttgttgaATATATCATACCTTTCAAAAAGTCtattcaaaattatatgacaTATAGAGAAGAATCGATAAGCAATGCACCGAATAGTGCAATAACTGATCAAACAATAACAACAAACACAActgatgataaaataaaggggtatgataaaatttcagtgaaatataaaatatggaaatatatGCCATGCCcatttaaacaaatatatatacatcaagaaaaacaaaaatttatttctctcaataaaaataaatctatTAGTTTAACTTTTAAAATAGCTTCTATACctgttaaaaatttaaaagaggtttacataaataatgattcatatattaaatttcttgtttataataatatagatttAAATTTAGCTCATCAAAAAGTTATGCAAATATTGCAAGCTTATAACTTGATGCCAAATTATTCGCTAGTTGCTTCACAAACGATTTTACATTCAGAGACctttgatatattattgaaaaattcaaataagGAGGAAAACAAAagttaa